The following are from one region of the Nicotiana tabacum cultivar K326 chromosome 3, ASM71507v2, whole genome shotgun sequence genome:
- the LOC142176401 gene encoding uncharacterized protein LOC142176401 gives MASISIVPYSIILNGKPIKPFEAKRGLRQGDPLSPLLFVIAMEYLCRLLKQLGNNKNFKFHPRCAKLNLIQLEFADDLLLFCKGEEKSVVEIHNQFQRFSKASGRAMYTLVELTTGCRGLNFINIEIWNKAAICKLLWNICKMKEKMWVQWVHTYYIKGKSTWDTEPRNASWVIHKIFKAKAQFQEAGYSEEDVTQLDSFSTKQMYKRLQGGFQKVPWRGLVCNNKGMPKWIFILRLAILDRLATKERLARWGLMEETVCSLCQRSNEIVQHLFFECDVAWEIWQKLLQWEGIMRRKKQWH, from the exons ATGGCAAGCATAAGCATAGTACCTTACTCAATAATCTTAAATGGGAAGCCAATCAAGCCATTTGAAGCAAAGAGAGGTCTAAGGCAGGGAGATCCACTCTCACCACTGCTTTTTGTCATAGCAATGGAGTACTTGTGTAGATTACTCAAGCAGCTAGGAAACAACAAAAACTTCAAGTTCCATCCAAGGTGTGCTAAACTGAATCTCATACAGTTAGAATTTGCTGATGACCTACTGCTATTCTGCAAGGGAGAGGAAAAATCTGTGGTGGAAATTCATAATCAGTTTCAAAGATTCTCCAAAGCTTCTGGAAGAGCAATGTATACTTTGGTGGAGTTGACAACAGGGTGCA GGGGACTAAACTTCATCAACATAGAGATATGGAATAAAGCAGCTATTTGTAAGTTGCTATGGAATATATGTAAAATGAAGGAGAAAATGTGGGTGCAATGGGTCCATACGTATTATATAAAAGGGAAAAGTACTTGGGACACAGAGCCTAGGAATGCATCCTGGGTAATACATAAGATCTTCAAAGCAAAGGCGCAATTCCAAGAGGCAGGATATTCAGAAGAAGATGTGACGCAACTAGATAGTTTTTCCACCAAACAGATGTACAAAAGACTACAAGGGGGCTTCCAAAAGGTGCCATGGAGAGGGCTAGTATGCAATAACAAGGGGATGCCTAAATGGATTTTCATCCTAAGATTGGCAATCCTAGACAGACTAGCTACCAAGGAAAGACTTGCTAGATGGGGCTTAATGGAGGAAACAGTATGTTCACTATGTCAACGGAGCAATGAAATAGTTCAACATCTCTTCTTTGAATGTGATGTAGCATGGGAAATATGGCAGAAACTGTTACAATGGGAAGGGATCATGAGAAGGAAAAAACAATGGCATTAA